A section of the Primulina eburnea isolate SZY01 chromosome 1, ASM2296580v1, whole genome shotgun sequence genome encodes:
- the LOC140807296 gene encoding uncharacterized protein, which yields MEEAQRQKRESTRRERSDRVGKVDDNARGNNLGRFSRYAPMKPHRGEGVHLCDGDRGAKLYRSPPSLPPTPKMCSYQGECAHSTSECWRLKRAPSQLGPGDHEQLTKKSRGPPWVKRDAGYRPGDRGPVRQERKDNAGQTSQSRENKDGGRSPTLGVINMISGGSTDGDSNRARKAHSRHESFGVDDAVRGEGPVISFGPRDLQGVSLPHNDALVIQEKVANYDIRRVFVDSGSSVNIIFQEALDQMNLEDYQLRPVETALFGFAGHTVYPRGEITLPLTMGAEELRKTVMMVFTVVNAPTSYNIILGRPAMNALRAVASTYQQKLKFPVGNIIGEVRGNQPSSRKCYAETVKIENKRARRDGESRRSGKEEVHFIQQVHMVEGDEQEEVGVLPGQPMKTTKIARDLEPATRAHLLQCLEKNADIFAWSSSELVGVSPHVAEHRLNIIPGSRVVKQRKRHFGPEKDKVIAGHVEELLKAGQIREVQFPTWLSNVVLVPKSAGKWLMCVDFRDLNKACPKDCYPLPRIDQLVDSTSGYELLFFMDAYQGYHQIPLAREDQEKVSFITSGGTFCYVVMPFGLKNAGATYQRLMDRIFAKQAGRNIEVYVEDILVKSRAYPDFIPDLEETFSTLREYGVKLNPAKCTFGVKSGKFLGFMVTERGIEVNPEKVRSITEMTSPKSIKDVQRLTGKIAALSRFISRSTHRSYPFFQALRRAQKFGWDEKCERAFEELKNHLAGLPVLEKPGPGEKLWVYLSATEYAVSSVLVREEGTDQRPVHYVSHALKGPEIRYTEVEKVALALEITARKLSPYFLSHPITVLTNTPLGRIMTQPEISGRSVKWTVELGEYDIEYQPRRAIKAQALSDFVTEMVVPDTGGIWRIFADGASCKDDSGVGVWLISPTEEKIRLAVRLDFRASNNEAEYEAVIVGIKAARNVGANQVIIYTDSQLVAQQVKGVYEVREEKFVKYLAIIKELSTHFVSWSIEQIPREENTEADALAKMVASLSDYQEPGISYHTNLVSSVDTGPPRAREDNWTTPILDYISLSYLPEDIKEASQIKRRAARFVVIDDRLYRRSF from the coding sequence CCGGGGAAATAATCTCGGGCGTTTCTCTCGATACGCCCCCATGAAGCCGCATCGTGGGGAAGGAGTCCATCTTTGCGACGGTGATCGGGGAGCCAAACTATACCGGTCACCTCCAAGCCTGCCACCTACTCCCAAGATGTGCTCCTATCAAGGAGAGTGTGCTCACAGCACGAGTGAATGCTGGAGATTGAAGCGGGCCCCTTCCCAGTTGGGCCCTGGTGATCATGAGCAATTAACAAAGAAATCCCGGGGACCACCATGGGTAAAAAGAGATGCAGGGTATAGGCCGGGGGACAGAGGCCCGGTCAGACAAGAGAGGAAAGATAACGCCGGTCAAACATCTCAAAGCCGGGAAAATAAAGACGGAGGAAGGTCACCAACCCTCGGGGTGATCAACATGATCTCGGGAGGATCAACAGATGGAGACTCCAACCGAGCCCGGAAAGCGCATTCCCGGCACGAGAGTTTTGGAGTGGATGATGCAGTAAGGGGTGAGGGGCCGGTTATAAGTTTTGGCCCTCGGGATCTTcagggagtcagcctcccaCACAATGACGCTTTGGTCATCCAGGAAAAAGTGGCGAATTACGATATTCGCCGGGTTTTCGTCGATTCTGGAAGCTCGGTGAACATTATTTTTCAGGAGGCCTTGGACCAGATGAATTTGGAGGATTATCAGTTGCGGCCAGTGGAAACTGCCTTATTCGGATTTGCTGGCCACACTGTCTATCCTCGAGGGGAAATCACTCTGCCACTCACAATGGGAGCCGAGGAGCTCAGAAAGACTGTGATGATGGTTTTCACCGTGGTAAATGCCCCTACCTCTTATAATATCATTTTGGGCAGGCCAGCTATGAACGCCCTTCGGGCCGTGGCCTCGACTTACCAACAGAAGCTAAAGTTCCCGGTGGGGAACATAATTGGAGAAGTAAGGGGGAACCAGCCATCCTCCCGCAAGTGCTATGCAGAAACTGTCAAGATCGAAAATAAAAGAGCCCGACGAGATGGAGAAAGCAGGAGGTCAGGGAAGGAGGAGGTGCATTTTATCCAACAGGTGCACATGGTGGAAGGTGATGAGCAGGAGGAAGTAGGCGTCTTACCCGGACAGCCCATGAAGACAACGAAAATAGCCCGGGATCTTGAGCCAGCCACCCGGGCCCACTTGTTACAATGCCTAGAGAAGAATGCGGACATCTTCGCATGGTCTTCGTCAGAGTTGGTAGGGGTCTCCCCTCACGTGGCGGAACACCGGTTAAACATCATCCCGGGCTCCCGAGTGGTAAAGCAGAGAAAGAGACACTTTGGTCCCGAAAAGGACAAGGTGATTGCTGGCCACGTGGAAGAGCTATTGAAAGCCGGACAGATCAGAGAGGTACAGTTTCCCACCTGGTTATCCAACGTAGTCTTGGTTCCCAAGTCAGCAGGCAAGTGGCTAATGTGTGTTGACTTCAGGGATCTGAATAAAGCTTGCCCAAAGGACTGCTACCCCCTGCCCCGGATTGATCAGCTGGTGGACTCGACATCAGGGTATGAGTtgttatttttcatggatgcaTATCAAGGGTATCATCAAATCCCCTTGGCTCGGGAGGACCAGGAGAAAGTTAGCTTCATTACCTCGGGGGGGACTTTCTGCTATgtggtcatgccttttgggttaaAGAATGCCGGGGCCACATACCAGAGGTTGATGGACCGGATATTCGCCAAGCAGGCCGGGCGGAATATCGAAGTCTACGTAGAAGATATCTTGGTGAAATCCCGGGCGTACCCTGACTTCATCCCAGACCTCGAAGAGACCTTCTCTACTCTTAGGGAGTATGGGGTGAAGCTAAACCCAGCCAAATGCACATTTGGGGTTAAGAGTGGCAAGTTCCTCGGGTTCATGGTCACCGAGAGAGGAATTGAAGTTAACCCGGAGAAAGTCAGGTCTATCACTGAAATGACATCCCCTAAGTCAATTAAGGATGTGCAGAGACTCACGGGAAAAATCGCAGCCCTGTCACGTTTCATTTCTCGATCTACGCACCGGAGCTACCCTTTCTTTCAGGCTCTGAGGAGGGCCCAAAAATTTGGCTGGGATGAAAAATGTGAAAGGGCTTTCGAGGAATTGAAGAATCATCTAGCAGGGCTCCCGGTCCTGGAGAAGCCCGGACCCGGGGAGAAGCTTTGGGTGTACCTTTCTGCCACCGAGTACGCTGTCAGCTCTGTGCTGGTTCGAGAAGAAGGTACTGACCAAAGGCCGGTCCATTATGTGAGTCATGCGCTCAAAGGGCCCGAGATCAGATATACAGAGGTAGAGAAGGTGGCCCTTGCCCTGGAGATTACAGCACGAAAACTGAGCCCATACTTCTTGTCCCATCCCATCACTGTGCTGACCAACACCCCTCTCGGGAGGATCATGACTCAGCCAGAGATCTCGGGAAGGTCGGTAAAGTGGACTGTGGAGTTGGGAGAGTATGACATCGAGTACCAGCCCCGGCGGGCTATTAAGGCCCAGGCCTTATCAGATTTTGTCACCGAGATGGTTGTCCCCGATACCGGGGGGATTTGGAGGATATTCGCAGACGGGGCTTCTTGCAAAGACGACAGTGGCGTGGGAGTATGGCTGATATCACCCACCGAGGAAAAAATACGGCTGGCAGTTAGGTTGGACTTCCGGGCTTCTAACAATGAAGCCGAATACGAGGCTGTTATCGTCGGAATCAAAGCAGCCCGTAATGTTGGAGCTAACCAGGTCATTATTTACACGGATTCACAGCTGGTAGCCCAACAGGTAAAAGGAGTATACGAGGTTCGGGAGGAGAAGTTTGTGAAATATCTAGCTATCATCAAAGAGTTGTCCACACATTTCGTAAGCTGGAGCATAGAGCAAATTCCCCGAGAGGAAAATACTGAAGCAGATGCCTTGGCAAAGATGGTAGCTTCACTTTCCGATTACCAGGAGCCGGGCATATCTTATCACACTAACCTGGTATCTTCGGTGGACACCGGACCTCCTCGCGCCCGGGAAGATAACTGGACCACCCCCATCCTCGACTACATCTCCCTATCCTATCTGCCCGAGGATATCAAGGAGGCCAGTCAGATCAAGAGGAGGGCAGCACGTTTTGTTGTGATTGATGACCGTCTATACCGCCGATCTTTCTAG